The nucleotide window GACCAAGAAAGCTGAAGGGAAAATTAAAATAGCCTTCCGTCCTTGAAAGAGAAACgcacacacagagtctggattcaaACTTAAGCGAGCCCCTCCTTCTTGAcgaccacacaaacacacctagCTGCTTATTAACGTCAAGAAGAGGCTGAAACCTTCGGTGTCTGGGTCCCTACCATCGTTTGGTAACTCGGGCTGCAACGAAGTCGTTCAGAGCTAAAATCTTGAGCATGTCAGGGCGGAAACGCATGAGGCGCCCAGGTCAGGGGAAGCCAACCAACCTGCTTCGCCCCCTCCGAGAACTCAGCGATGCTGAAGTCCTTGTCGAAATAGGCCCAGATAAGGAAGGCGTAAATTCGAGTCCGGACCCAGTTGATGGGGTTGGAGAAGCCCAGAATGATCATCCTGGTTTTCTGgcgctgctggggctgctcctcggTGCTGTAGCTGCGGCTGGGAGCAGCGGGTAAGGAAGCGAGGGACGGAGGGAGCTCTGCCCGGCGGAGCAGCGGCCTCCGGGGGCCCCAGGGGCGCAGCGCCGGGCTCGACAGGACCCAAGTACAGCGAGGGATCGCGGCCGCGCTTGAGCCCAGGCGGCGGCGGCACAAGCAGCAAAACTCAGACAGCGACAGCCTCACCTCGGCAGCACCGAGAGTCCGGAGTCGGGTGGCCCGGCCGGGCAGAAGCAGGAGACGGGCGGCCAGCGCCATGTCTGTGACCTTTCACCTCTGGACGCCTGTGCAGTCCCGAAAGGAGGCCGGAGGAAAACCAGCTCCGCGGTGCCGAGGAAAGGGAGCCAAGGACGCCTGCTGCCGCCACCTCTGGTGAGTCCCCCCCATCGCGGCTGTGTCACAGGCCGCCCAAACAGCAGCCAACCTAGGCAGCCGGCCTCGGGCTCCTCCGACCCGCGTTGCGAACCAGCCGCCCTCTGGCGTCCATCAACTTGGCGGCCCTTTTCTCGCGGGGTTGTGTTTCCGGGAGGATCACTCGGCACGGAACGTCCTCCCGGGGAAACCAGCCCGGGCCCAGCATGGCGGAGCAGCGCCTTCCGGTACCTCGGCTTCGGGGAGTCTCTCGGGAGCAGTTCCTGGAGCATCTCTACCCACAGGTGAGGAGCCCGCGGCGGGAAGATCTACCGGGGCTCCCGTCGGCTCCCCTGCGACCCCAGTGTGGAGGGCGGGGACGGCCGCGGCACGCCGAGTGTGAGACTTTTCTGGCCTCGCTTGCTCCTCTTTTATGAGGTTTTCTAAAGTTTAACATAGGATCCTCTCCCCGCATCCCCGGTCCTCGCAGTCTCTATTTCGAGATAATAAATTTTTGAAGCGCCACATTTGAATCCAATGAGGTACGGGCAGCAGGGAAACCAATGGGAGTCTCCCCTGGCGTTTCCTCTGTCTGGCACAGGTCTTTGATTTTAACTTGGATCGTGATTAAGGCTTAATAAGCCCTTTagcctttaaagaaaaaagaaaaactagcattagctttcaaagaaggaaaaaactagcagaaagtagtttttaaaatgaaaagaaaagaaaaaggtttgcTTTCAGGACGTTGCAAGATAGTCCAAGTTTCAGGAAAAGCAGTAAGGATTCTAGCGAATATTCAAAGGGAAAAGGTCTCTAAGGTCGTTAGTGGCAGTGTCGTGGGATCTGCTGCGTGCGGCTGGACCAGCCTGCAGTGTGTGCACCTTTGAGAGCTCTCTGCTCAGAACACAGAATTCCTGACGACACACTAGTGAAGGGTTTCTGATCGAGTCCATACGAGGCAGAGTTTAAGTTTGCTTCAACAGAGAGATGCTTTGGATGATATCGTCTTATCGGGTAAAACCGTGGGTCACTAAAGTTGCACACGGAGGTTAAGACCCGCCTTTTACTATCCTAGAAAATAGCTGGTTTACAGGtttgggagaggagaaaagccATACCTGGTTATATATGCTTTGGCCTTAGACATGATTTTTgctataatgtttttatttgaagtatttctttataaaaagaatactGTCTTCATGTAGGCAACCTCCCAGcgaattttgttaatttttgtgcTGGAATTTTTTTGGTGGgaggtttcaagacaggatttctctgtgtagcacggGCTGTCCTGCAACtaaatctgtagaccaggctggcctcaaactcagagaaagtccacctgcctctacctccccagcgctgggattaaaggtgtgtaccacagtTCCAGTCTAGCTGTGCTGAATTCTTCACTCTGAGCTGGTGGGAGATTTCAGACTGCAGGGCGGAGGTCCCCCATTGTTTTCCCCGTCTTTCTGCCTAGCCTCAGTTACGGTGTGTTTGAGGCAGAACCAAACGAACCGACAGAAAAACACAGCAGTTTTTAAATCAACATTTATGTCTGTGAACCAGGCAGGGTTCTCATTCCCGCATTGAGATACTAATTCTTACCGCCTACATTGCCTAAGATTAAAGACATAATTTCCCCTTGGTGGGGGTGTATTGAACTAGCAACCAAGTGATTTAGACCAAGTGATTGAACTGTTGTTACAGCTCACACGCTACGTGTTTACTTTATAACTCAgcaattcttaaaatttatttatctgtattcCTTGACAAAGAGGGAAATTAGATACATTTTGCTCATTTAGTCTTTGATACAcgaagcaataaaaaagaataatgtggGAACCGATAGCaataattttcaaagtatatgtttttaaacttttaaaaggaaatgtagtcttttgagagatggggaggacaaaacaaatgtgtgtttgggccacttcaaaaataaaagaaatacaggcaATGGTTGTGCAAGCCTTTACAcccgtgggaggcagaggcaggcagatctctgagtttgggaccagcctggtctacagggtgagttccgggacaacaagtgctacagagagaaaccttgtctcgaaaaactgaaaagaaaaaagaaggaaggaagaaagtagtTAATCGGATGTCTTTAGAGGATGTGCTGGAAGAATTTGGTGATAGAGCTGGC belongs to Microtus ochrogaster isolate Prairie Vole_2 unplaced genomic scaffold, MicOch1.0 UNK8, whole genome shotgun sequence and includes:
- the Maip1 gene encoding m-AAA protease-interacting protein 1, mitochondrial, which translates into the protein MALAARLLLLPGRATRLRTLGAAEVRLSLSEFCCLCRRRLGSSAAAIPRCTWVLSSPALRPWGPRRPLLRRAELPPSLASLPAAPSRSYSTEEQPQQRQKTRMIILGFSNPINWVRTRIYAFLIWAYFDKDFSIAEFSEGAKQAFAHVSKLLSQCKFDLLEELVTKEVKFPFNLKVTSLSDNRKSALAAEVDDIVYTSAGDISIYYDEKGRKFVNILMCFWYLTSADIPSESLSGASVFQVKLGDQNMETKQLLSASYEFQREFTQGVKPDWTIARIEHSKLLE